One segment of Hippopotamus amphibius kiboko isolate mHipAmp2 chromosome 4, mHipAmp2.hap2, whole genome shotgun sequence DNA contains the following:
- the LOC130851792 gene encoding olfactory receptor 2A2-like yields the protein MEGNQSWVTEFILVGFQLSEDMEFLLFGIFSLLYIFNLLANGMILGLICLDPRLHSPMYYFLSHLAIIDISFPSSNLPNLLENLMLFNLTFGSIECLTLLVMSYDRYVAICHPLQYAVIMNWRVCTVLAIICWACGFSLALVQVILLLRLPFCGPQKVNHFLCDIRSVLKLACGETWINEIFLFVDGVFILVGPLSLMLVSYVRILWAILKIQSKEGRQKAFSTCSSHLCVVGFYFGIAMIVYMVPDNSQREEQLKILFLFYTLFNPLLNPLVYSLRNAQVKAAFHKILLKKRSLRSRVQFWFSGLFPLKRYDCLCKKTQENSPGRDMIS from the exons ATGGAGGGCAACCAATCATGGGTCACAGAATTCATCCTGGTGGGATTCCAGCTCAGTGAAGACATGGAATTTCTCCTCTTTGGTATATTCTCCCTGTTATATATCTTCAACCTGCTGGCCAATGGCATGATCTTGGGACTCATTTGCCTAGACCCCAGACTGCACTCCCCCATgtactatttcctttctcatctggCCATCATTGACATATCCTTTCCTTCTAGCAATTTGCCCAATTTGCTAGAAAACCTA ATGCTTTTCAATTTGACTTTTGGTTCTATAGAGTGCCTGACTTTGTTAGTGATGTCCTATGACAGGTATGTGGCAATCTGCCACCCCCTCCAGTATGCTGTCATCATGAACTGGAGAGTGTGCACGGTCCTGGCCATCATTTGCTGGGCATGTGGATTTTCCCTGGCCCTTGTACAAGTCATTCTCTTGTTAAGATTACCCTTCTGTGGGCCCCAGAAGGTGAACCACTTCCTCTGTGATATTCGCTCTGTCCTCAAATTGGCCTGTGGTGAAACTTGGATCAATGAAATCTTCCTCTTTGTTGATGGTGTGTTTATCTTAGTTGGGCCCCTTTCCCTGATGCTGGTCTCCTATGTGCGCATCCTCTGGGCCATCCTGAAAATCCAGTCAAAGGAAGGCCGCCAGAAAGCCTtttccacctgctcctcccacctctgtgtgGTTGGGTTCTACTTTGGCATAGCCATGATCGTTTACATGGTCCCTGACAATAGTCAACGAGAGGAGCAGCTGAAGATCCTTTTCCTGTTTTACACTCTCTTCAACCCATTGCTGAATCCTCTTGTCTACAGTCTAAGGAATGCTCAAGTGAAGGCTGCCTTccacaaaatattgctgaaaaagAGGTCATTACGAAGCAGGGTACAATTTTGGTTCAGTGGACTTTTTCCCCTTAAGAGATATGATTGCTTGTgcaaaaaaactcaagaaaattccCCAGGAAGAGACATGATTTCATGA